One Faecalispora anaeroviscerum genomic window carries:
- the yfmH gene encoding EF-P 5-aminopentanol modification-associated protein YfmH, producing MRMEKITNKRVQDSYYSIKHPSGLRIFVYPKEASNSTYAIFGTRYGSVDTSFRRSDEKDISTVPEGIAHFLEHKLFESEDGDAFARYAKTGASANAYTSFDMTCYLFSCTENVYESLEILLDFVQSPYFTEQTVQKEQGIIGQEIRMYDDDPQWRVMFNLLKALYHHHPVKIDIAGTVESIAEITPDYLYRCYHTFYNLNNMALCVAGNIDPERVLELCDKMLKPSELTQVERIFEEEPLGVVQNRVEQKLSVTIPLFQFGFKEPARRRTVQELAQTDILLELLASDASPLYRRLLDANLINTASFGSEYFEGPGYAAVIFSGESKDPDAVAKEIRSEVERLRKEGIPAEAFERARKAVYGRNVAALNSAEAIANAMISLTFAERELFSYIDALATVQLPDVQKRLEEQLLSENSALSVISPIK from the coding sequence ATGAGAATGGAAAAGATTACAAACAAAAGAGTGCAAGACAGCTATTACAGCATCAAACACCCAAGCGGCCTGCGCATTTTCGTTTATCCCAAAGAGGCAAGTAACTCAACCTATGCAATCTTCGGCACCCGTTACGGCTCGGTGGATACCAGCTTCCGGCGTTCCGATGAAAAGGACATCAGCACGGTTCCCGAGGGCATCGCGCATTTTCTGGAGCACAAGCTGTTTGAAAGCGAAGACGGGGATGCCTTTGCCCGTTATGCTAAAACAGGAGCTTCCGCCAACGCGTATACCTCGTTTGATATGACCTGCTATTTGTTCTCCTGCACCGAGAATGTGTATGAGTCACTTGAAATCCTGCTGGATTTTGTTCAGTCGCCGTATTTTACAGAGCAGACCGTTCAAAAGGAACAGGGAATCATCGGCCAGGAAATCCGGATGTATGACGACGACCCACAGTGGAGGGTCATGTTTAATCTGCTCAAAGCCCTGTATCACCACCACCCGGTGAAAATCGACATTGCCGGCACGGTGGAGAGCATTGCCGAGATCACGCCGGACTATCTGTACCGCTGCTATCATACCTTTTACAATCTGAATAATATGGCTCTGTGCGTCGCTGGCAATATCGACCCCGAACGTGTACTGGAGCTGTGCGATAAAATGCTCAAACCCTCCGAATTGACCCAGGTGGAACGAATTTTTGAAGAAGAACCTCTTGGTGTAGTGCAGAATCGTGTGGAACAGAAGCTTTCTGTCACAATTCCTCTGTTCCAGTTCGGCTTTAAAGAGCCGGCACGCCGCCGCACAGTTCAGGAATTGGCCCAGACGGATATTTTGCTGGAGCTGTTGGCCTCCGACGCTTCTCCGCTGTACCGCCGCCTGCTGGACGCCAACCTGATTAACACCGCTTCTTTTGGAAGTGAATACTTTGAGGGGCCGGGCTATGCCGCTGTAATTTTTTCCGGGGAATCGAAAGATCCGGATGCTGTCGCAAAGGAAATTCGCAGTGAGGTTGAGCGCCTGCGCAAGGAAGGAATCCCGGCAGAGGCGTTTGAAAGAGCCAGAAAAGCCGTGTATGGCCGCAACGTCGCCGCGCTCAACAGTGCAGAGGCCATCGCGAATGCCATGATCTCTCTAACCTTCGCGGAACGCGAGCTGTTCTCTTATATTGACGCGCTGGCCACCGTTCAACTGCCGGATGTTCAGAAGCGGTTGGAGGAACAGCTCCTTTCTGAAAATTCTGCACTGTCGGTGATTTCCCCTATCAAATAA
- the lgt gene encoding prolipoprotein diacylglyceryl transferase, whose translation MYQVHTVEFPKMGLDFNINPTAFSIGGFTIQWYGVIIAMGFLLAFLYLMFSCRKFNVDQDRLIDAVIVGMIGGIIGARLYYVVFYPGDQYVKDPMSILYIWNGGLAIYGGIIGGLLCGALMAKLRGLKISAVLDLAALGFLIGQTVGRWGNYVNQEAFGTSTDLPWGMISDRTRLIVDGPVHPCFLYESLWCLVGFGLLHLVATKLRRYDGQVFLLYLLWYGLGRFWIEGLRTDSLIAPILNLRVSQLLAATTVLVTLALLVVFRNRTTLTGIGSPKVMALNGITFAVVESASDDGKSTIFGNITPKPELSELEEAPSEDAELQESAEDTTALEETDSKKDTLEKADTNEAAPEKTGEAAEITIEEAPTQESADTHKE comes from the coding sequence ATGTACCAGGTTCATACCGTCGAGTTTCCCAAAATGGGGCTCGACTTTAACATAAACCCAACTGCCTTTTCGATTGGCGGCTTTACGATTCAGTGGTATGGTGTCATTATCGCGATGGGGTTTCTGCTGGCTTTTTTGTACCTGATGTTCAGCTGCAGAAAATTTAACGTTGATCAGGACAGGCTGATTGATGCCGTGATCGTCGGCATGATTGGCGGAATCATCGGCGCAAGACTGTATTATGTTGTTTTTTATCCCGGGGACCAATACGTGAAGGACCCCATGAGCATCCTGTATATTTGGAACGGCGGTCTTGCCATTTACGGCGGAATCATCGGCGGGCTGCTCTGCGGCGCACTGATGGCGAAGCTACGCGGCTTGAAAATCTCCGCTGTTCTCGACCTGGCCGCCCTCGGCTTTTTGATTGGACAAACTGTGGGCCGGTGGGGAAATTATGTAAATCAGGAAGCCTTCGGTACTTCGACGGATCTGCCCTGGGGCATGATCAGCGACCGTACACGCCTAATCGTGGACGGCCCGGTTCATCCCTGCTTTTTGTATGAATCCCTGTGGTGCTTAGTGGGCTTCGGCCTTTTGCACCTGGTTGCCACTAAGCTGCGTAGATACGACGGGCAGGTTTTTCTGCTGTATCTGCTGTGGTACGGGCTGGGCCGCTTCTGGATTGAGGGACTGCGTACCGACAGCCTGATTGCCCCAATTCTGAACCTGCGGGTTTCCCAGCTTCTGGCTGCTACAACCGTTCTGGTCACCCTTGCACTGTTAGTTGTGTTCCGCAACAGAACCACCCTGACCGGAATCGGGTCGCCCAAGGTGATGGCTCTGAACGGGATTACCTTTGCCGTGGTGGAAAGTGCGTCCGACGATGGGAAAAGCACCATTTTTGGCAACATTACACCCAAGCCCGAATTGTCGGAGCTGGAAGAAGCGCCTTCTGAGGATGCGGAATTGCAGGAATCGGCAGAAGATACGACGGCTTTGGAAGAAACAGATTCTAAAAAGGACACTTTAGAAAAAGCAGATACCAATGAAGCAGCGCCGGAAAAAACCGGTGAAGCAGCAGAGATTACAATAGAAGAGGCTCCCACACAGGAGTCTGCCGATACACACAAAGAATAA
- the folD gene encoding bifunctional methylenetetrahydrofolate dehydrogenase/methenyltetrahydrofolate cyclohydrolase FolD, giving the protein MAQLIDGKAISASVRKHIAEKIQSLQEEQGITPGLAVILVGEDSASEVYVKNKGKACEEVGIYFELYRLPATATQQELEDTIHSLNDREDIDGILLQLPLPSHLDANQFVGLIRPDKDVDAFHPENIGHIMRGDFAFLPCTPAGIMELLRASGIDPAGQRCVVVGRSDIVGKPMAMVLLHADATVTICHSKTTNLAEICREADILVSAVGQAGLITGDMVRPGAVVIDVGMNRNEEGKLCGDVDFSSVEPVASHLTPVPGGVGPMTVAMLLQNTLQAAKHHSGITE; this is encoded by the coding sequence ATGGCTCAATTAATTGATGGAAAGGCAATTTCTGCCTCGGTACGCAAACACATCGCGGAGAAAATTCAGTCACTGCAGGAAGAACAGGGAATTACCCCCGGCTTGGCCGTAATTTTGGTAGGGGAAGATTCCGCGTCTGAAGTGTATGTGAAAAACAAAGGGAAGGCCTGTGAAGAAGTCGGCATTTACTTTGAATTATACCGGCTTCCCGCAACTGCCACACAGCAGGAGCTGGAAGATACAATTCATTCTCTAAACGATCGGGAAGATATTGACGGTATCCTGCTGCAGCTCCCGCTGCCGAGTCATCTGGACGCAAACCAGTTTGTCGGCCTCATTCGGCCGGATAAAGATGTGGACGCGTTCCACCCGGAGAATATTGGACATATCATGCGCGGCGACTTCGCTTTTCTTCCCTGCACTCCCGCAGGAATTATGGAACTGCTGCGTGCGTCCGGAATTGATCCGGCCGGGCAGCGATGTGTTGTGGTAGGCCGCAGCGACATTGTAGGCAAACCGATGGCAATGGTACTGCTGCATGCGGACGCCACCGTTACCATCTGCCACAGCAAAACAACAAATCTGGCCGAAATTTGCCGAGAGGCAGATATTCTGGTGAGTGCCGTAGGGCAGGCTGGCCTGATTACCGGCGACATGGTTCGCCCCGGCGCTGTTGTCATCGATGTTGGAATGAACCGTAATGAAGAGGGCAAGCTGTGCGGCGACGTAGACTTCTCCTCGGTGGAGCCTGTTGCATCGCACCTGACTCCGGTTCCCGGTGGCGTTGGCCCGATGACGGTAGCGATGCTGCTTCAAAACACATTGCAGGCAGCCAAGCACCACAGCGGTATTACCGAATGA
- the dxs gene encoding 1-deoxy-D-xylulose-5-phosphate synthase: protein MGKILDCIESPRDLRSLTTDELNVLCREIRQEIIRTVAKNGGHLASNLGVVELTVALHYVFDVPFDHIVWDVGHQSYTHKILTGRKDQLHTIRTQGGLSGYPNPKESDCDPFHAGHSSTSISVALGLASAKNLHNDPGHVVAVIGDGALTGGLAYEGLNNAGRFPKNFIVILNDNKMSISKNVGSIARYLAHIRTQPGYLKAKGTVAGILDHLPVLGDPISNVLEKSKTLLKQALYKGTLFEDMGFAYYGPYDGHDVEQLISVLQSAKEINRPVLLHVITAKGKGYSFAEKNPDAFHGVPCFDIKTGESQASGENFSKVFGKCLCAMAKKDDRLCAITAAMESGTGLAGFHKAFPDRFFDVGIAEEHAVTFAGGLAAGGMLPVFAVYSSFLQRSIDQVIHDAALQNLKVTLAIDRAGVVGEDGETHQGLFDVSLLSAIPNMTIFSPAYHAELELFLHQAIYECPGVTAVRYPRGGQLYQPEDFTVSGHSFDEYGDRESPVALVTYGRLFSMACLAAKKLRQEGVPVRIIKLNRIHPVDPQAVEACMGAQHTFFFEEGIRQGGVGEHFLYLMYQKNYAGKTTLQAVENRFVKQATMRQSLAELQLDSESMKNSIQTEYQK from the coding sequence ATGGGAAAAATATTAGATTGCATTGAATCCCCAAGGGATCTGCGATCCTTGACAACGGACGAGCTGAATGTACTGTGCAGAGAAATCCGGCAGGAGATTATCCGCACAGTGGCAAAAAACGGCGGGCACTTGGCATCAAATCTGGGTGTTGTGGAGCTTACGGTCGCTCTGCACTATGTTTTTGATGTTCCGTTTGATCATATTGTGTGGGATGTGGGGCATCAGTCCTATACTCACAAGATTTTGACCGGACGGAAAGATCAATTGCACACAATCCGCACTCAGGGCGGACTTTCCGGCTACCCCAACCCCAAAGAGAGCGACTGTGACCCATTTCATGCGGGTCACAGCAGCACCTCCATTTCCGTTGCTCTGGGGTTGGCCAGCGCGAAAAATCTTCACAACGACCCCGGCCACGTGGTTGCGGTGATCGGCGACGGGGCCCTGACCGGCGGCCTGGCCTATGAGGGCCTGAACAATGCCGGCCGTTTCCCGAAAAATTTTATCGTCATTCTAAACGACAATAAAATGTCGATTTCAAAAAATGTAGGTTCTATTGCTCGGTATCTGGCTCATATTCGTACCCAGCCGGGCTACTTAAAAGCAAAGGGAACCGTAGCAGGGATTCTCGATCACCTGCCGGTGCTTGGCGACCCGATCAGCAATGTTCTGGAAAAATCCAAAACTCTGCTCAAGCAGGCGCTGTATAAAGGTACTCTATTTGAGGATATGGGTTTTGCCTATTATGGCCCTTATGACGGCCACGACGTGGAGCAGCTGATTTCTGTGCTGCAAAGCGCGAAAGAAATCAATCGACCCGTTCTGCTGCATGTGATTACAGCAAAGGGAAAGGGCTATTCCTTTGCCGAGAAAAATCCGGATGCCTTTCACGGAGTTCCCTGTTTTGACATCAAAACGGGAGAGTCCCAAGCCTCCGGCGAGAATTTTTCCAAGGTGTTCGGTAAATGCCTTTGCGCCATGGCCAAGAAGGATGATCGCCTCTGCGCGATTACAGCCGCCATGGAAAGCGGAACCGGTCTTGCCGGCTTCCACAAGGCATTCCCCGATCGATTCTTTGATGTGGGCATTGCGGAGGAACACGCCGTCACCTTTGCGGGTGGGCTCGCGGCTGGCGGAATGCTGCCGGTGTTTGCCGTGTACTCCAGCTTTTTGCAGCGCAGCATCGACCAAGTGATTCACGATGCGGCTTTACAGAATCTGAAGGTAACGCTTGCTATCGACCGGGCGGGAGTGGTGGGGGAGGACGGCGAAACCCATCAGGGCCTGTTTGACGTTTCCCTGCTCAGCGCCATCCCCAACATGACAATTTTTTCCCCGGCCTATCATGCGGAACTGGAGCTTTTTCTGCACCAGGCAATTTATGAGTGTCCCGGAGTCACAGCGGTGCGCTATCCCCGAGGGGGTCAACTGTATCAGCCGGAAGATTTTACCGTTTCGGGCCATTCCTTTGATGAATACGGTGATCGAGAGTCGCCGGTGGCACTGGTGACTTACGGTAGACTCTTTTCCATGGCCTGTCTTGCGGCAAAAAAGCTGCGGCAGGAGGGGGTTCCCGTCCGGATCATCAAGCTCAACCGAATTCACCCGGTCGACCCGCAGGCAGTAGAAGCTTGCATGGGCGCGCAGCACACCTTCTTTTTTGAAGAAGGCATCCGGCAGGGCGGGGTAGGCGAGCATTTTCTGTATCTGATGTACCAGAAAAACTATGCAGGGAAAACAACCCTGCAAGCGGTGGAAAACCGTTTTGTCAAGCAAGCAACCATGCGTCAGTCTCTGGCTGAGCTTCAGCTGGACAGTGAAAGCATGAAAAATAGCATTCAAACGGAGTATCAAAAGTGA
- a CDS encoding TlyA family RNA methyltransferase, with the protein MTEKKRLDTLVFEKGFAESREKAKILIMLGNVYVDHQKSDKPGTILPADAAIEVRGQGLKYVSRGGLKLEKAIELYALNLSGLTCMDIGASTGGFTDCMLQNGAEKVYSVDVGYGQLAWKLRTDPRVVNLERTNVRYLTPEQVPDILDFFSVDVSFISLTLVLPVARTFLSENARALCLIKPQFEAGRENVGKKGVVRDKAVHEQVILKIRDFVLAHGFSVLGLTFSPVKGPEGNIEYLIYLQKSEHPEDLRGQSVPDLVEQSHIQLNGGDTH; encoded by the coding sequence GTGACAGAGAAAAAAAGACTCGACACCCTCGTATTTGAAAAGGGCTTTGCGGAAAGCCGGGAAAAGGCAAAAATCCTGATTATGCTGGGGAACGTTTATGTGGATCACCAGAAATCGGATAAACCGGGTACCATACTCCCGGCCGACGCGGCCATAGAGGTGCGTGGGCAAGGACTGAAGTATGTCAGCCGCGGAGGGCTCAAGCTGGAAAAAGCAATCGAGCTGTATGCCCTCAACCTTTCCGGCCTCACTTGTATGGACATCGGCGCTTCCACCGGCGGCTTTACGGACTGCATGCTGCAGAACGGTGCTGAAAAGGTGTATTCCGTAGATGTCGGTTACGGTCAGCTGGCGTGGAAGCTGCGCACAGATCCCCGGGTAGTGAATCTGGAACGAACCAACGTGCGCTACCTGACACCGGAGCAGGTACCGGACATCCTTGATTTTTTTAGTGTGGATGTATCCTTTATTTCTCTGACTCTGGTACTGCCGGTGGCCAGAACCTTTCTTTCTGAAAACGCGCGGGCACTTTGCCTGATCAAACCGCAGTTCGAAGCCGGACGTGAAAATGTCGGAAAAAAAGGTGTGGTACGCGACAAGGCGGTTCATGAACAGGTGATTTTAAAAATTCGAGATTTTGTCCTTGCGCACGGGTTTTCCGTGCTGGGACTTACTTTTTCCCCGGTCAAAGGCCCGGAGGGGAATATTGAGTATTTGATTTATTTGCAGAAATCGGAGCATCCGGAGGACCTCAGAGGGCAGTCTGTGCCGGACTTGGTCGAGCAGTCCCATATCCAGCTAAACGGCGGTGATACACATTGA
- a CDS encoding NAD(+)/NADH kinase gives MIAAIIPNLTKTNADQVTQDLVKELRRLGIHVCMDATLYSSFPYRDIEFFEDFFGMIAACDLVIAVGGDGTIIHAAKHASRADKPILGVNAGRIGFVAGLEPNQLHRLRQLLDGNYKVERRLMLEASLKSEQYQKVYYALNEGVISRGSQSRILDFQVSYNGNNLCHYRADGLIVATPTGSTAYSLSAGGPVIEPAMRCLLLTPICPHSLLTRSVVFGEDTTFHITAVPNGQSEMFLTLDGETTIPVTEDECVRFQKSARSVRLIDLKCQTFYEVVNEKLSERRA, from the coding sequence TTGATTGCAGCAATCATCCCCAATCTGACAAAAACAAATGCGGATCAGGTAACGCAGGATCTGGTCAAAGAGCTGCGCCGCTTAGGCATCCACGTCTGTATGGACGCCACTCTGTATAGCAGCTTTCCATACCGCGATATTGAATTTTTTGAGGACTTTTTCGGCATGATAGCTGCATGCGACCTTGTGATTGCCGTAGGCGGCGACGGAACGATCATTCACGCGGCCAAACATGCCTCTCGAGCCGACAAACCGATTCTGGGCGTCAACGCCGGCAGAATCGGGTTTGTCGCCGGATTGGAGCCGAATCAACTGCACCGTTTGCGTCAGCTGCTGGATGGCAACTACAAGGTTGAGCGTCGTTTAATGCTCGAGGCCTCTTTAAAAAGCGAGCAGTACCAAAAGGTGTATTACGCGCTCAATGAAGGGGTAATTTCCCGAGGCTCACAAAGCAGAATTCTCGATTTTCAGGTTTCTTATAATGGGAACAATCTTTGCCACTACCGCGCGGATGGCCTGATTGTCGCAACGCCTACCGGTTCCACGGCATATTCCCTTTCTGCTGGCGGTCCGGTGATCGAACCGGCGATGCGCTGCCTGCTGCTGACTCCGATTTGCCCGCATTCCCTGCTGACACGCTCGGTCGTGTTCGGTGAAGATACCACCTTTCACATCACCGCTGTACCGAATGGGCAAAGTGAAATGTTCTTAACTCTCGACGGCGAAACAACGATTCCTGTAACAGAGGACGAATGCGTGCGCTTCCAAAAGTCTGCCCGGTCGGTCAGGTTGATCGACCTGAAATGTCAAACCTTTTATGAAGTCGTGAACGAAAAACTTTCAGAACGGAGAGCGTGA
- a CDS encoding arginine repressor — protein sequence MKTRRHTKILELISEYQIDTQEELLRRLKEAGFDVTQATVSRDIKELRLVKILSADGKYRYANSQEPSRDISGKFYSLFEDSAVDVDNAMNLVVVKCLTGMANAVCAALDSLRWEKVVGTVAGDDTVLVVCKTPETALELTEDLKKLIAGR from the coding sequence ATGAAAACAAGACGTCATACGAAAATTCTGGAACTGATCAGCGAATATCAGATCGATACGCAGGAGGAACTCCTGCGCCGCCTGAAAGAGGCTGGCTTTGATGTAACGCAGGCCACCGTATCCAGAGATATTAAAGAGCTTCGCCTTGTTAAGATTCTGTCTGCAGACGGAAAGTACCGTTATGCAAACAGCCAGGAGCCGTCTCGAGATATTTCCGGAAAATTTTATTCGCTGTTTGAGGATTCCGCCGTGGATGTAGACAACGCCATGAACCTTGTAGTCGTCAAGTGTCTGACAGGAATGGCCAACGCTGTCTGCGCAGCGCTGGACAGCCTGCGCTGGGAAAAGGTGGTGGGCACTGTGGCCGGTGACGACACCGTACTGGTTGTGTGCAAAACACCGGAAACAGCGCTCGAGCTGACGGAGGACCTCAAAAAACTGATTGCTGGCAGGTGA
- the recN gene encoding DNA repair protein RecN: MLSQLYIENVAVIEKCGLDFNAGFNVLTGETGAGKSILIDSIGAILGERTSRELIRTGASSAFVSAVFSAPNGHVLQKLTELGYSADEEGNVLIQREISQTGKNTCRINGRPATVSVLKEVAPFLVNIHGQHESYQLLSPDLHIRYIDRVGELLPLLDEYQHAYRNMCRIRDELQAFDLDESQKERRMDLLKYQIQELEEAALRSGEQEQLAAKRTLYRNSERLAEQFQRARALLDGEEEGGVLSAVSQINSALIDAVRYLPSIESLADRFQNVEYELQDCSAELNKTAELLDYDPAELEEIENRLDFLYRLSLKYGETEEDMLNYLENCRAELQNIELSEERLAKLNEEYESAKEEAIRLAKLLSAQRKKSAGGFIESVKQELQFLNMPGVSFEVEQERCPLNVTGCDKIQFLLSTNPGEPPKPVAKIASGGELSRIMLAIKTVLAGKDEVDTLIFDEVDTGISGSAAQKVGLKLRQAAKGRQVICVTHLAQIAALAQNHLLIQKQQQQDRTFTEITPLDAEGRANELARIMGGFPVTELMRENAREMLRLAKQSPGSART; encoded by the coding sequence ATGCTCTCGCAGCTATATATTGAAAATGTTGCGGTCATTGAAAAATGCGGGCTGGATTTTAACGCCGGCTTTAATGTGCTGACCGGAGAAACCGGCGCCGGTAAATCCATCCTCATCGACTCGATCGGTGCGATTCTGGGCGAGAGAACCTCGCGCGAGCTGATCCGCACCGGGGCCTCCTCCGCTTTTGTCAGCGCGGTGTTTTCCGCACCGAACGGCCATGTACTGCAAAAGCTCACGGAGCTCGGCTATTCTGCCGACGAAGAGGGAAATGTCCTGATTCAAAGGGAAATCAGCCAAACGGGGAAAAACACTTGCCGCATCAATGGCCGGCCGGCCACAGTTTCCGTGCTGAAAGAGGTTGCCCCGTTCCTTGTCAATATTCACGGGCAGCATGAAAGCTACCAGCTGCTTTCACCAGATCTGCACATCCGCTACATAGACCGTGTGGGTGAACTGCTGCCGTTACTCGACGAATACCAGCATGCTTACCGGAATATGTGCCGCATTCGAGACGAACTGCAGGCGTTTGATCTGGACGAATCGCAGAAGGAACGCCGGATGGATTTGCTGAAATACCAGATTCAAGAGCTGGAGGAAGCCGCTTTGCGCTCAGGCGAGCAGGAGCAGCTCGCGGCCAAGCGCACGCTATACCGCAACAGCGAGCGTTTGGCCGAGCAGTTCCAGAGAGCCCGCGCTTTGCTCGATGGGGAAGAAGAGGGCGGCGTTCTGTCTGCCGTGTCGCAGATTAATTCCGCTTTAATCGACGCTGTGCGTTATCTGCCGTCGATCGAATCGCTGGCTGATCGTTTTCAAAATGTGGAATATGAGCTGCAGGATTGCAGTGCAGAGCTCAACAAAACTGCGGAGCTTTTGGACTATGACCCCGCGGAGCTGGAAGAGATTGAGAATCGGCTCGATTTTCTGTACCGGCTCAGCCTGAAATACGGCGAAACCGAAGAGGATATGCTGAACTACCTTGAAAACTGCCGCGCAGAGCTTCAGAACATCGAGCTTTCTGAGGAACGTTTGGCCAAGCTGAATGAGGAATATGAAAGCGCCAAGGAAGAGGCGATTCGCCTGGCCAAGCTTCTTTCTGCACAGCGCAAAAAGTCTGCCGGCGGATTCATTGAAAGCGTTAAGCAGGAGTTGCAATTTTTGAATATGCCGGGAGTTTCTTTTGAGGTGGAGCAGGAGCGCTGCCCTCTAAATGTAACCGGCTGCGACAAAATTCAGTTTTTGCTTTCCACTAACCCGGGCGAACCACCAAAGCCGGTTGCGAAAATTGCGTCCGGTGGCGAGCTGTCGCGCATTATGCTTGCGATTAAAACTGTGCTGGCGGGGAAAGATGAGGTAGATACTCTGATTTTTGACGAGGTGGATACGGGCATCAGTGGCAGCGCCGCGCAAAAGGTGGGCCTCAAGCTGCGCCAGGCGGCCAAGGGTCGCCAGGTGATCTGTGTGACTCACCTGGCGCAAATTGCTGCTCTGGCCCAGAACCATCTGCTGATTCAAAAACAGCAGCAACAGGATCGCACCTTTACGGAAATCACCCCGCTGGATGCCGAGGGCCGCGCCAATGAGCTGGCCCGTATCATGGGTGGTTTCCCGGTTACGGAACTGATGCGGGAAAATGCCCGCGAAATGCTTCGGCTCGCGAAGCAGTCACCGGGGAGCGCCAGGACTTGA
- the tyrS gene encoding tyrosine--tRNA ligase, whose amino-acid sequence MGVFDELEARGMIAQITNEEKVRKLLNEDKIAFYIGFDPTADSLHVGHFVQIMVMAHMQRAGHTPIALFGGGTGMVGDPSGKSDMRKMLTKEDIDHNIACFQKQMSRLIDFSGGKAIMANNGDWLLNLNYIEFLRKVGVHFSVNRMLAAECYKQRLESGLSFFELNYMIMQSYDFLELNERHNCVLEMGGDDQWSNIIGGVELLRRMKSKEVYGMTFTLLTTSEGKKMGKTEKGAVWLDPEKTSPFDFYQYWRNVDDADVIRCMKLLTFLPLSKIAEYEAMTGSELNQAKEVLAFEVTKLIHGEEEAVKAQEAARALFGGTRNSDNMPSTELSVSDLTDGSINILEVMMKSGLIPSKGEGRRLIQQGGVAVDDQKITAIDHVLTSSDFEKGFVIIKKGKKVFHKVILQK is encoded by the coding sequence ATGGGAGTATTTGACGAACTGGAAGCAAGGGGCATGATCGCCCAGATCACGAATGAGGAAAAAGTAAGAAAGCTGCTGAATGAGGACAAAATCGCTTTTTACATCGGTTTTGATCCGACGGCAGACAGCCTACACGTGGGGCATTTTGTGCAGATCATGGTGATGGCGCATATGCAGAGAGCAGGTCATACGCCGATCGCGCTGTTCGGCGGCGGAACCGGCATGGTCGGCGATCCCTCCGGAAAGAGCGACATGCGCAAAATGCTGACCAAAGAGGATATTGACCACAATATTGCGTGTTTTCAAAAGCAGATGTCCCGCCTGATCGATTTTTCCGGTGGAAAAGCGATTATGGCGAATAACGGTGATTGGCTACTGAACCTCAATTATATCGAATTCCTGCGTAAGGTCGGCGTGCATTTTTCTGTTAACCGCATGTTGGCTGCGGAATGTTATAAGCAGCGGCTCGAGAGTGGATTGTCCTTTTTTGAGCTAAACTATATGATCATGCAGAGCTACGACTTTCTGGAGCTTAACGAGCGTCACAACTGCGTTCTGGAAATGGGCGGAGACGACCAGTGGAGCAATATTATTGGCGGCGTAGAGCTGTTGCGCCGGATGAAGAGCAAAGAAGTCTATGGAATGACCTTTACGCTGCTGACCACCAGCGAGGGGAAGAAGATGGGAAAAACGGAAAAAGGCGCTGTGTGGCTGGACCCGGAAAAAACCTCGCCCTTCGATTTTTACCAGTACTGGCGCAATGTTGACGACGCGGATGTGATCCGCTGCATGAAGCTGCTGACCTTCCTGCCGCTTTCTAAGATTGCGGAATACGAGGCAATGACCGGCAGTGAGTTGAATCAGGCCAAAGAGGTGCTGGCTTTTGAAGTGACGAAGCTGATTCATGGGGAAGAGGAAGCCGTAAAGGCACAGGAGGCCGCGCGCGCCCTGTTTGGCGGCACAAGGAATTCAGACAATATGCCCAGCACGGAGCTTTCCGTTTCTGATTTGACAGACGGCTCGATCAATATTTTGGAAGTAATGATGAAATCCGGCTTAATCCCATCAAAGGGAGAGGGCCGCAGATTGATTCAGCAGGGCGGCGTTGCGGTAGATGACCAGAAGATCACCGCAATTGATCATGTTCTGACATCCTCTGATTTTGAAAAAGGCTTTGTTATTATCAAAAAAGGCAAAAAAGTGTTCCACAAGGTTATTCTTCAGAAATAA